Genomic window (Aurantimicrobium sp. INA4):
GCGTAATCTTGATTCTGCGGAAGAGCAGAACGAAGAAGAAGTAACCAGCGGAGACGCTGTAGTGGAAGAGGCACCAAATGAGTAGCTCCATGGCAGACAAGCTCAAGAGCAAACTCCCCCAAAAGGGAGAAAAGGCACCGAAAGGCCCTGAGGCTAAGCAGGTTCGACTCAAGCTTGTTTATGTTGATTTCATGTCAGCGCTCAAGCTGTCTTTCCTTCTCGGAGTGGCTCAGTTCATTGTTGTCGTCATCGGCACCTTCCTGATTTACCTCGTCTTTGTTCAGACCGGCATCTTCGAAACCGCCAACAGTGTTGCTGGTGAAGTCCTCGGTAGTGGCAGTGGTTTTGATCTGAACTCTGTCGCATCCATTGGTAGGACCGTCGGTGCAGCAGCAGCTGTTGGCCTGGTAAACCTGATTGTCATTACTGTTCTGGGTGCTATCTGCGCTGTTCTCTACAACGCAGCTGCAAAGATCACTGGCGGTCTTTCCGTCGGATTCACCAACCAGCAGTAAACAAACCCAGGCTCGATTTAGAGATTTGCCGAGATTCCGGTAGTCTCGAATCTGCCTAAGCGGGGCTATAGCTCAGGTGGTTAGAGCGCTTCACTGATAATGAAGAGGTCCCAGGTTCAAGTCCTGGTAGCCCCACGCAATTGCACTTTATAAATTGATGTAAAGTAGTAAAAGCAATCGGGGCCTTAGCTCAATTGGTAGAGCGCCTGCTTTGCAAGCAGGAGGTCAGGAGTTCGATTCTCCTAGGCTCCACAGCAAAAAACACCCGCCAGAAATGGCGGGTGTTTTGTTTTACTTCTTGGGCCTCAAGGATCTGTAATCCCAGATAATCTCAGTGCTCAGGCGTAAATATCTCCGGAGATCATCCAC
Coding sequences:
- a CDS encoding DUF3566 domain-containing protein, whose protein sequence is MSSSMADKLKSKLPQKGEKAPKGPEAKQVRLKLVYVDFMSALKLSFLLGVAQFIVVVIGTFLIYLVFVQTGIFETANSVAGEVLGSGSGFDLNSVASIGRTVGAAAAVGLVNLIVITVLGAICAVLYNAAAKITGGLSVGFTNQQ